Part of the Leptidea sinapis chromosome 5, ilLepSina1.1, whole genome shotgun sequence genome, attgtgctcaattttgtacccggggtacgttaaatatgacgtatcgctaggtcgagatatctgcgtctccgtaaggaaacacaaggccggctgcgccgtctcaaggtggtggtggatgaCGTTTAAATGAatggaatggccaccggtcctcgacactaacctacgCGAAACATAGCgacactaggccgctacttcacgccggtattctgtgcgattgtggtaattaacccggacgagtctggcccgattgtgctgacgtcaaaagacggcagcgtgactctcccacttctaacaAGCCCTTactcgcctcttacgacacccatgggcctgggacttccctattctttttacgccccgggaaaagtacagggcaaagcAATGcagagcttgtgagaagaacatataacatataataacagtcgtgtttaaataatataaattatttcatgaaaagtaataaataattaactgtataaatgtaaattatcgtTTAATGGATGCATCAAGATACAGAATTGcaccataaattattttgttacatctcaaagggcttagacagagttttcattgaaagctcccagacggcatatttttccgacacctccaagaAATATCGTTATAATGCAtacaaaaatgatttaaaaacttAACAGATTATATGCTAAAGCCTTCCTCGAGAACATGCTATCAAGAGGTGAAAACAGtttgaaaatcggtgcagtagtttttgagtttatcgcgaacagacagaaaGGCAGACGCAGCGatggactttgttttataatatatgtttttattataattttaatatatcgaCTCTTCTAGGACACTGTGAGGATCTGATAGACGGATACCAGTGCAGATGCAAGCCAGGCACATCTGGTCGCAACTGTGAGATCAATGTCAACGAATGTTACTCCAACCCATGTAGAAATGGAGCCACTTGCATTGACGGCATCAatcggtaatttttttttgtatttatttattctttatatataaacCGGCATGGCAATATTGTGTAAGATAAATATTCACATGCCAACTAACGCAACTCAACTGACAAAATATAAACCATTTGTACCTGATCGAGCAAACTCTAATCTCGGATATAACTCCCCACTGAAAGGCTGTTGCGACAATACAACACTATAATTTCAAGCAAGTGACCTATAGATAGTTTTGAAGATACAGTAGCACAATTTAAGAGAAACCTGACACTctgattagtaaaatataatgacctaatatataaaaaaaaaacttattgacaaactatattgttatattgtattttattgattatgttGGAGTGACATTGTAGTTTGTAATGATTTgtgaaattaaattatctttttatattgttctAACATTTTGGCGTATAGAACTGCAATTCACTTGTATACAGGATGTTAAAAAATCCTGTACTATATCTTAAGGCGTATATCAGTATCAAATAGtgagaacaaataaatattgatttccAGGAAATACGCacatttataaaaagaaaaacaagatTATTAACGTACCCAACTATCAAAGTTTGGACGCCTTTGCCTGTGgccattttaatttttcccCGCCCACACACCCATTGCATTCATGTACCCAGCGAAGGGCATGCGGGCGACGGCGGGCGGCGGAAAACAAAGAAAGTTTTGTATTACTAATAAACATCACCCGCCTTATTCGTTCGTTATGACCTTAGTTTATTTGTAGAATAAATAAGTCAGGAgttctcaagatttttgaaatcatttaatatgaaatgttctcTTATTTTGTTtcgacttagctgagtagtaggcataagttTGTGTTTGTACACACTGTATGTTTGTATGCTTTTAATTTCATAAGGTTACTGTTCATTTCTGGTGTTTTGTGCATACTAACTCATATAGAactttaatatttcataatatagtCTCCCATTAAATTCTAGTTTTATCTGTATTAAAACTACATTCACAATTTCTAATACTtatttttcgtttcatttcatGCAGCAACGATTATTTTGAGTAAGTTTCATGTTTAATTAACAgcatgttttataatatttttattgcattgtcatatattatttaaatatttagttaatttcATAGAGCAGGAAGTTTAAGCTTGACACCAGATATTTGAATCAGTcgtttaaaaaaagattttatatcaATTCTATCATTATTGCATGagcatgtatttattatatttaatatattatgaatattttagcAAAATTTATCATAAATCTTTCTTAGTTATATTTTACGTCTCTAAAAATTCAATAGAATATCGCTTTGTCCACTAAGATCCATTGAAAAAATCTGTTAGTGGATCTTTTTCCATTTTTATGTACACTTTGATCCATTAATTAAGACTTTTGTATATAATGGATTTTTATGCACAATGAGTGTCAAaaaatccattattaggatTTAATACACCGATAGGCCTTGTCCATATCCCAGAGAAAGGAAGTCAGCTAGATGTCTCCATTTCATTTCACTCGCTTTCTCACACACACTCTTCCTTCTACTTTTCACACCTTTCATTCGCAGtcgttatttattatgtagacCCGTATGTAATGTCTTAATAAGACATTCAGTTAATATTCCATTcgatagacttacaatataggTATAGACTgcatataggtatatataaacaaaatgtacGAGAGAAAAGAACATTTCTAACGGAGATATAGcaaaatagaaaaggaaagcgaatcttttGTCAAACctattttgatttataaatcGTAAGCAATCAGCTCGCTTGACATTCGGTTCTTTGTATTTCAAGCATTAGACCATTAGCTAaggcacacattgacaaatcaaagtTGGCCACACAATATCGGGCTGGCAAGTCCTCTAATcgttagtatattataaatctatgGGTAGGACCATCTGCCATACATTCATAGACAAAATTAAGATACACAGATAATTCTCTaaactctgtcgtaaatcctattactccactgctgaatatctaaaggatcggacagcctgggactagattatgattattttatagcgatagaaatgactgtacaatattgtatatttttattgaaaagagcgcaaaaaaaaagaatgctgggagagattcttgcgccgcttcttctctctcagagcgccatttgtttccgaagcggtagtagtatctagtagttattagaaatgacatcaaaaagaattctaaaggaatcaattttgagaaaataagtgccttttatgccttttaattattaaaaataatcgcTTAAATGACGTAATTTACCTACTCTTACAATAATTACTTTAGGATCCAACAGGATCAGTGAACGCATTATTCGTTCACTGATCCAAAAGATGATAAAATGCttaccaaaattatttttacgtaATCTTAATATATGATGTTATCAACAGCTACACATGCGAGTGTATCCCTGGCTTCACCGGACAGTATTGCGAGACCAACATCAACGAGTGTTTATCAAACCCATGTGCCAATGGGGGTAAATGTATTGACCGCGTCAACGGGTTCCGCTGCGAATGCCCCAGAGGATATTACGACGCCAggtgatttaaatttatatattcaatGAGTAAGACCCGTTTTCACCATTGTAGTAGACCGCGATCAGAAAACTTTGAACTAAGCTGACGCCTGTAAACCAGTTTACAGATTCAATTCGGATTTCACCAACTAAAACTAAACGCAGTTATAACCTTAACGTGCTTAAATGCTGGCCGCCAAATTTTGGACTTTCAACATATTTGATTGCGTTCATGAGCTATCATGTCGGTATCGTAATAGAAACATTGAcgtataaaatttttgattttgttcataaTTATCGATTTTTTGACAGTTTTAACTGCtatttgatacattctattgttAATGACATGTAACTCAGTTTAAGTCAAGACGCTCAAAAGGTATTGGTGAAATCGCTTTGTTTAATGAAAAATCAACACTAGCATTTAACCTCGTTAACGTAAAACCAAGTTTAATTAAACTCAGTTTGAAGTGTCATTGGTGAAATCGGGGCTATAGATAGCAGATAATAAtcgctaaaaataataattgtactgTATTAATTACTCGATCGAAATCTTAaacgttatttttaaaaatacttttattaactTCTTATTCGTTCGgagggatgtttttttttattaaaaaagcgaAACTCAAGCAAATCCAAATATGACTATAAAAAGATTTTGAAAGGCTCTGTTTTCATAAAACATGGTATGCGAGAAGTGCTTTTTAGGAATATAAATAACTaaccattattttaataaacagaTGCTTGTCTGATGTCAATGAATGCGCTTCTAACCCCTGCATCAACGGTGGAACCTGTGAGGATGGAGTCAACCAGTTCATCTGCCATTGTCTGCCAGGATATGGAGGTTAGTTGGATGTTTCCATATTTttcatgaaatgaaatatatatatatattttaaatgaaatcgaATGTCAACgtaaaaaatcttatattttgTGTTGCATTTAGGTCAAAGATGTGAACGGGATATCGACGAGTGCAGTTCCAACCCGTGCCAACACGGCGGAACCTGCCACGATAGACTCAACGCGTACAAATGTGACTGTATCCTGGGATTCACAGGTTTGTGTACTATTATTGCAAAATGCAAGCTTTTCTTTTAGATGCTCTGACTTTATACTGGGCTGACCACATTTCACGTATGGCTGACTGTCGACATAAGAAACaaccggctcgaaggaccatagTTAAAATATATGTTGGGCAGATGACCTAGTAGGAGTAGCTGCTAAAGAAAGGGGCAAAACATCGGGAGCTGAGGAAGCTATTTATAAGGATAAAACAAGAGGCCGATCCATATCATTGAGTTTTTTACCCAAAAAAAAGTGCTTGTTGGTAGATATGTGTAGTCCTATAACCATAACCATTTGGCCTGACATTACGTGTCCGTACTATCTGTGCCttgattatgattttttttagcaGATGATGCCGAGTTAAAGTAGTGAATCTGCTTCTTCTTACAGCTTTCTGCTACTTATGACCATAAaattcgtatttttatacaggCGTGAACTGCGAAACGAACATCGATGACTGCGCGGGCACCCCATGCCTGCACGGCGGCTCCTGCATCGACCTGGTGAACGGCTACCGTTGCGTGTGCGCACCGCCCCATTCTGGCCGCAACTGTGAGAACACGCTCGACCCCTGTCTGCCAAACCAGTGAGTAcacatatcatcatcatatcagacggtagacgtccactgctggacaaaggcctctgcCAAAGATCTCCGCTATGTTGGTTCTgttctaacctaacctacccttatccaacgtattccagcgatcatGACCAGATCATCAATCTTGATCAtcggggcctaccaacactgcgtcttccggtacgtggtcgccatgtGGCTATGTCGGGGACTGTGGTttttctacggatctcctcatttctgattagagtatttgaatattatttctgAATACATATAATTCGCAACAAATGTCTTGAGTGGTTGGTGGTGGTCAGATATGTGCAATATGCACCTCGTTATGTCCGTATGCATAATACACATGTGACGTACGGCTTACGAGCGGCCAACCCGTCATATCTTTTATACAAAGGGTCATATCTGATTATGGCGTTTTTACGCATCTTTTTTCTTGTGTATTGTATCTAAGTTTATATCGAagcagaaaatacaaatttcaagaaacaatctgtttatattatttaaaatataactaaacaatactaattccacctttgcacgacacgccagaaGTTAGGATATCCTCACCATCTAGAGTACCcagtcttccacagtgcggttttcatagCTCTTCGGAGCTTTGTTCCACCTGCTAATAAAAAccgtagaatgagcttccttttgcggtttttccgggacgatataacatgggtaccttcaaaaaagcgcgtacacctacctataggccggcaaagctcctacgattaacaccaggtgactcgtaagCTTGTTTGTCCTCGTCATTTTTTTATGTGGACAAAGCCTCAAGCTAAGTATTAATTCCGTAATTCCGTTCACCAGATGTCGTCACGGCGGCCGTTGCGTTGCGGAGGCGTCGTACGCGGAGTTCACGTGCCAGTGCGGCGTGGGCTGGATGGGCGCCCTGTGCGAGCGGGATGTGGACGAGTGCGCGGCCTCGGCGCCCTGCCACAACGAGGCCACGTGCATCAACACGGAGGGCTCGTACGCCTGTCTGTGCGCGCGCGGCTACGAGGGCAAGGACTGCGCCATCAACACCGACGACTGCGCCTCTTGTAAGTATATCTACTATCTTATGACGAACGCGACGTGGGCCAGTTACGGCCTTGGACGCCCAGCATGCATCAATATGGAGGGAAAAATATGAAGGCATGGTCATCGCCATGTACAGGCCTATGTTTCCATTGGCTTTATTGCATGTTTATAGTCAACGCGACACGGCAAAAAGAGTCTATGTACAACAAAATGGACAGATAACTGTCGAAACTGACCTAGTAAATTTGATCATTTATAGCTATGTAATGACATTCCCGTGTATTTTTCAGTCCCGTGCCAGAACGGCGCCTCGTGCCTGGACAGGATTGGTGACTACCACTGCATGTGCGCCAGTGGGTTCGCGGGGAAACACTGCGAGGTGGACATCGACGAGTGCCAGTCACAGCCCTGCGCTAACGGAGCCACTTGCAACCAGGTATACCCCTAAATCTTTGACAATATAATACCATAAGCAATGTTTCTTTTGCTTACATATTCTTTCTTATAAATTGTGCGCTTACGTCCATATTATTTGTGTTCAGTATGTGGCATCATACACGTGCACCTGCCCGCTGGGTTTCTCCGGCATCACGTGCCAGACCAACGACGAGGACTGCACAGAGTCGAGCTGCATGAACGGCGGAACCTGTATCGACGGCGTTAACTCTTACAACTGCTCGTGTCCCCCAGGGTGAGGGATTAAACCTTATTCTAATATTCCCTACAATAACTGTGCAAATTTAAtgtgtaccaaaatttatgaagcgAACCGTCCCGACTGATGAAGCGACcgaaaatcttggtatgtcttgttcaactctcaagttgtggctccatctacaggttctactttacagttgataacctgctcaacaccaaaagttgtttatttcaaaatttactCGAGATGTCGCTGTCTTGTTGTTTAATAAATCCAATatgtaaagatttttttgaaaatttgttaACTATATGGCAACACTGGTTTATGCAGGTACACGGGCTCGAATTGCCAGTTCCGGATCAATATGTGTGACAGCTCGCCTTGTGACAACGGTGCCACCTGTCACGACCACGTCACGCACTACACGTGCCACTGCTCCTATGGGTTCACCGGCAAACACTGCGAAGCCTACGTTGAATGGTAACATCTACATTGCACATAAATATTCTTTACTTCAAAAAGTCTTAGCTAAGAAATGATTAACCGTCACTACATTCTTCATTTAGAATACTGGatctactatattattatgttcaaatgctctcttattaattaataaattacaacaTTAGGTATTGCTTTAACATAAAGTAATTTCTTATAACTTTCTCTTATGAACTTCGAGGACAGATTAACATGCATTAAGCCTTATGATAACTAAATGAAGTATGCACGTTTATTTACATCGACCTTTGAACACCGCGAGAACAATGGGAAATTGAAAGCAAAGAAACCGGTTTTACAGGAAAGCTATGCTAGCTATATAGCAGTTATGATGATACTTATAAAATATCCTATTTTGCTTCTTTTTCTCGtagtattcaataaaattttataataacatttttaatgtattaCCATCTGTTTAAACCAATTACTAATTTATTGGTGTATTAGGTGCGAGAACAGTCCCTGTGAGAACGGTGCGACTTGCTCGCAAAAGGGACCGCAGTACACGTGTACATGTTCGCCGGGCTGGTCTGGAAAACTATGTGATGTCGAAATGGTCTCCTGCAAGGATGCTAGTATTCGAAAAGGTATAATtctaatgtattttattattattatttattttaaaacttgttttCACATGTGATAACTAAAGCTTTCATTTACCCAAATACACATTAAACTcaagtgatttaaaattaaataaagtattatttataggTTTAAAGCTGAAACAACTGTGCAACAACGGAACATGCGAGGATATCGGAAACTCTCACAGATGTCACTGCCTAGATGGTTACACCGGTTCCTACTGCCAAAAGGAAATCAATGAATGTGACTCAGCGCCGTGCCAAAATGGCGCCGTTTGCAAAGATTTAATCGGAACCTACCAGTGTCAATGTGCAAAAGGATTTCAGGGACAAAACTGCGAGCTTAACGTTAACGACTGCCTGCCCAACCCTTGTCAAAATGGCGGAACCTGCCACGATCTTATCAACAACTTCTCCTGCTCCTGTCCATTCGGTACCCTTGGAAAAATCTGCGAGATCAACGTCAATGATTGCAAACAAGACGCCTGCCACAACAACGGAACTTGCATTGACAAAGTTGGTGGATTTGAATGCAAATGTCCTCCGGGATTTGTTGGACCTAGATGTGAGGGAGATATTAACGAGTGTTTGTCTAACCCATGTTCCAACCCTGGAACGCAAGACTGCGTTCAGCTTATTAATGATTATCATTGCAATTGCAAGCCGGGCTTCATGGGTAGACATTGTGATGCCAAAGTCAACTTCTGTGCTAACTCACCTTGCCAGAATGGCGGTATCTGTACCGCAATTCAAGGCGGCCATGAATGCTTGTGTAATGATGGATTTTACGGCAAAAACTGTGAGTACTCTGGATATGCCTGCGATTCCAACCCATGCCAGAATGGAGGCTACTGTCGGACATCAGAAATTGGAGACTACGTTTGCGATTGTCCTTCAGGTCTATCCGGTATAAACTGTGAAATTGATTCAATGAACGAGTGCCTCAGCAATCCTTGTAAACATCCCGAAGCCCGGTGTATCGACAAACCTGGTGATTATTTGTGCTACTGCCCGAGACAATGGATGGGTAAGGATTGTGATATACACGACCCACATTCCAGAGGTGGATACGGAAGCCCTGTGACAGGGGTCTATGGAAACAACCCTGCCTTAACTCTTCAAGAACTAGATTTGGCCTTCCAACGGGAGCAGTGTGTGAAATTAGGCTGTAAAGAGAAAAAAGGAGACAATCACTGCGATGAGGAATGTAATACCTTTGCGTGTGAGTTCGATGGAAATGATTGTTCTCTGGGCATCAATCCTTGGGCTAACTGTACTGCACCAATAAAATGCTGGGAGGTATTTATGAACGGAGAGTGCAATGAGGTATGTAATACCCAAGCGTGTTTGTTTGACGGGCGAGACTGCGAGAAATCACTCCAAAGATGTAACCCTATCTACGACGCATACTGCCAAAAGCACTACGCTAACGGACACTGTGATTACGGCTGCAACAACGCTGAATGTAACTGGGATGGTCTGGACTGCGAAAATGAACCTCCAGATTTAGCAGAAGGCGTTATGTCCATCATTCTGCTGATGGATATGAAAACCTTTAGAGAGAACTCCATTGCATTCCTCCGTGACTTAGGCCATCAACTCCGAACTAcgattctcattaaaaaagATCATCTCGGTAACGATATGGTCTATCCATGGAAGGGTTCGACAGACATTGGTCTTCAAGACACGGAGTTTGGCAAGAAACACCATATAGTATTTACTGAACGTGCACAATTAGGCGTCAAGGTTTACCTCGAGATTGATAACAGAAAATGTACGACATTATCTGGATCAGAGTGTTTCTTCTCAGCTCGGGAAGCCGCTGAATTTCTGGCGGCTACTGCTTCCAAACATTCTCTATCTCCTGACTTTCCTATATTTCAAGTTAAGGGAGAAGTGACACCTGACGAAGGAGAGTCACCAACAAACTCCAAATATGTCTTTATCGGAGTTATTCTAGTCTTATTAGCTGGTTTATTGATCGGTGTGCTGGTAACTGCCCAAAGAAAACGTGCTGCGGGAATAACATGGCTTCCGGAAGGATTTATAAGCAATGGGTCTTCTTCCCGTCATCGTGCGAGGCGGCGTGGACCAGACGGCCAAGAAATGAGGAACTTGAACAAGGGCTCAATGGGATGTATTGATGTTGACATAAATGGTGGTCATATGGGCCCTCCCCATTGGTCAGATGAGGATGATGATACATCGGGTCCTAGAGCGAAGCGGGCTAGGGGTCCTGGTGATAGCGGGGCTCCGACTGGCTATGCTTCAGATCACACGGCTATTACGGACTATGAGGAAGCGAGCCACGAGCCCAGGGTATGGACACAGCAGCATTTGGATGCGGCGGATATCAGGGTGCCACCGAGTATGATGACTCCACCAGCCATAGTaagttctataaatattttatcttcataaatttttcatcactttataataagttttttcaagaaatatctttattatgtAATGCTGAAGAAATTTCACTTTCTCAAAatgaatttgtaatttttatgtcgTATTTGTGATGTGTGATTCTGATTGACGTACTTTCACGCTTTAACTATTCATCGATCATTTAGACATTTTGCTAATAAGTTGTGAGAGAACAAAGGGTACGATTTATCCTGAAAATTTAAAGAGATCCTGTGATCCATGGTCTTCAATTTGCTGATCATATCGGCTTAGATATTCATAAAGTATTGTGATCAACAGCATGATGGTCACGTGGATGTAAATGCTCGGGGTCCGCTCGGAATGACTCCGCTGATGGTGGCAGCCATCCGTGGCGGAGGACTGGACACGGGATCCGACGTGGAGGATGAGCAGACCGCCCACATCATATCCGAGCTGGTGGCCCAGGGCGCACAGCTCAACGCAGCCATGGACAAGACTGGAGAGACCAGCCTGCATCTAGCAGCCAGGTATGTACttaataactataactatgtttttacttattatttacatttttttaaattactcgtgtaaggcatttaataattgacgtttgagtatttctATACGTTACAAAGTGGTCCCAATACAGCATGTGTGTTGATTAGAAAACCAACACTGGTCTTCCGTTGGACTTATTTTTGCTAGTAAAATAATGAAGTGCAGTAAAGTAAGAGAGAAATAAGAAGAAACTAATTAACCGTGAGTTGAATGAACAATATTCAAATTACGACCTTTGGGAGAATTCTAATGATTAACGTTcaaggatatttttttatgacaataaaggatgagacgagcaggaaattTATCTGatagtaatttatacgccctgcccattacaatgctatgccgctcacgattcttgaaaaaccaaaaaaaaatcttgagatgttaagcctcattttcccagttatttcactagctatggcgccctgtagaccgaaacaataatatttacacattactgcttcacggctgaaaaaggcgccgttgatgtacccataatctagctggcatcatAAATTGtactattaataattgtaatatgtttGTAACTTCGGTAGATACGCACGTGCGGACGCGGCCAAGCGTCTTCTGGACGCGGGTGCGGACGCCAACTCCCAGGACAATACAGGTCGAACTCCGCTGCACTCCGCCGTTGCCGCAGACGCCATGGGCGTGTTCCAAATCCTGTTGCGGAACCGAGCAAC contains:
- the LOC126964633 gene encoding neurogenic locus Notch protein isoform X1; amino-acid sequence: MLCDKMWSRNFIPDYGIQLSIIIILSTLAAKIHGVEGFVSCSPSPCKNSGTCLSSPRGEYFCNCTSRYAGEFCQHLNPCHSESSSRCQNGGSCRVRPGNGGGSPTFECDCPLGFSASLCEIKEPAACDSAPCLNGATCRLTSLHTYKCDCPPGYTGEDCSHKDHCASQPCHHGGRCVADNTTTAGYSCVCPPGYTGSRCTEDVIECSSGPGPCHHGRCFNTHGSYTCVCEPGYTGRDCDAEYVPCEPSPCLHGGRCTPLDQLRYECDCPTGYRGQNCETDIDDCPGHLCQNGATCIDGLNTYTCECPPTFTGTLCETDVDECALRPLVCQNGATCTNSVGGFSCICVNGWTGPECSVNIDDCAGAACFNGATCIDRVGAFYCKCTPGKTGLLCHLDDACTSNPCHADAICDTSPINGSYTCSCASGYKGLDCSEDIDECEQGSPCEHDGICVNTPGSFACNCSVGFTGPRCETNVNECESHPCRNDGSCLDDPGTFRCVCMPGFTGTQCEVEIDECANNPCLNGGVCHDMINAFRCTCVIGFTGARCQVNIDDCLSSPCRNGGTCHDSIAGYTCECPPGYTGMSCETNINDCLSAPCHRGECIDGDNSFTCNCHPGYTGRVCQTQINECESNPCQFGGHCEDLIDGYQCRCKPGTSGRNCEINVNECYSNPCRNGATCIDGINRYTCECIPGFTGQYCETNINECLSNPCANGGKCIDRVNGFRCECPRGYYDARCLSDVNECASNPCINGGTCEDGVNQFICHCLPGYGGQRCERDIDECSSNPCQHGGTCHDRLNAYKCDCILGFTGVNCETNIDDCAGTPCLHGGSCIDLVNGYRCVCAPPHSGRNCENTLDPCLPNQCRHGGRCVAEASYAEFTCQCGVGWMGALCERDVDECAASAPCHNEATCINTEGSYACLCARGYEGKDCAINTDDCASFPCQNGASCLDRIGDYHCMCASGFAGKHCEVDIDECQSQPCANGATCNQYVASYTCTCPLGFSGITCQTNDEDCTESSCMNGGTCIDGVNSYNCSCPPGYTGSNCQFRINMCDSSPCDNGATCHDHVTHYTCHCSYGFTGKHCEAYVEWCENSPCENGATCSQKGPQYTCTCSPGWSGKLCDVEMVSCKDASIRKGLKLKQLCNNGTCEDIGNSHRCHCLDGYTGSYCQKEINECDSAPCQNGAVCKDLIGTYQCQCAKGFQGQNCELNVNDCLPNPCQNGGTCHDLINNFSCSCPFGTLGKICEINVNDCKQDACHNNGTCIDKVGGFECKCPPGFVGPRCEGDINECLSNPCSNPGTQDCVQLINDYHCNCKPGFMGRHCDAKVNFCANSPCQNGGICTAIQGGHECLCNDGFYGKNCEYSGYACDSNPCQNGGYCRTSEIGDYVCDCPSGLSGINCEIDSMNECLSNPCKHPEARCIDKPGDYLCYCPRQWMGKDCDIHDPHSRGGYGSPVTGVYGNNPALTLQELDLAFQREQCVKLGCKEKKGDNHCDEECNTFACEFDGNDCSLGINPWANCTAPIKCWEVFMNGECNEVCNTQACLFDGRDCEKSLQRCNPIYDAYCQKHYANGHCDYGCNNAECNWDGLDCENEPPDLAEGVMSIILLMDMKTFRENSIAFLRDLGHQLRTTILIKKDHLGNDMVYPWKGSTDIGLQDTEFGKKHHIVFTERAQLGVKVYLEIDNRKCTTLSGSECFFSAREAAEFLAATASKHSLSPDFPIFQVKGEVTPDEGESPTNSKYVFIGVILVLLAGLLIGVLVTAQRKRAAGITWLPEGFISNGSSSRHRARRRGPDGQEMRNLNKGSMGCIDVDINGGHMGPPHWSDEDDDTSGPRAKRARGPGDSGAPTGYASDHTAITDYEEASHEPRVWTQQHLDAADIRVPPSMMTPPAIHDGHVDVNARGPLGMTPLMVAAIRGGGLDTGSDVEDEQTAHIISELVAQGAQLNAAMDKTGETSLHLAARYARADAAKRLLDAGADANSQDNTGRTPLHSAVAADAMGVFQILLRNRATNLNARMHDGTTPLILAARLAIEGMVEDLINADADINAADNSGKTALHWAAAVNNVDAVNVLLVHGANRDAQDDKDETPLFLGAREGSYGACKALLDAMANREITDHMDRLPRDVAQERMHDDIVRLLDEHCPRPQHHHLMSSPNPHPQLISQPTVISATGAKGKPKKGRGKGPESPQEQGYDNNNMQASQIRRKPSVKKNNKKVAQEVPQSVESLGFSLSPVESPLQNLQDLPSPYDATSLYSNAMAQFPGMEQLVQHKQPPSYEDCVKSGGTLQYGVSVGGAGASLSPPYSNHSPVHTNQMTSPHAYIGSPSPGKSRPSLPTSPAHMAAMRHHHQHHLDAAAYSALAHLSSSGQHNAQLQAVMTHAAALSHTQPHHPAITNIMSGLYGGWGMGDTFPTPSPESPDHWSTPSPQTPLTQSPHSDWSDRAALSPNDIQQTNKGATEAIFI